The Luteimonas sp. YGD11-2 genome has a window encoding:
- a CDS encoding prepilin-type N-terminal cleavage/methylation domain-containing protein yields the protein MTVRACRPPVRARATGFTLLEAIVAMVVMATSLLALYSWLSTSTFALTRAQAQARSLEDARTALALVEDINPFEHPRGERDIGPLQVRWQATELTERRPGLSSVGFPTQFDFILYDVEVEALRDERVVRTFNFRKAGWEITRPINLEEE from the coding sequence GTGACGGTGCGCGCCTGCCGACCGCCCGTACGTGCGCGCGCGACCGGGTTCACCCTGCTGGAGGCCATCGTGGCGATGGTGGTCATGGCCACGTCGCTGCTGGCGCTCTACAGCTGGCTGTCCACATCCACCTTCGCACTGACCCGGGCGCAGGCACAGGCGCGGTCGCTCGAGGACGCCCGCACCGCACTGGCACTGGTCGAGGACATCAATCCTTTCGAACACCCCAGGGGTGAGCGCGACATCGGGCCGTTGCAGGTGCGCTGGCAGGCCACGGAACTGACGGAGCGTCGGCCAGGGCTGAGCAGCGTCGGGTTTCCCACCCAGTTCGACTTCATCCTCTACGACGTCGAGGTGGAGGCCCTGCGCGACGAGCGCGTGGTACGGACCTTCAACTTCCGAAAGGCCGGATGGGAGATCACCCGCCCCATCAACCTGGAAGAAGAATGA
- a CDS encoding prepilin-type N-terminal cleavage/methylation domain-containing protein, translating to MRGYTLLEILVVVALLALATSLVAPAGYRMITSWREAGEVDEVLQSISALPLRARAAGRELVLPDPTTQDLAIPDATHVELPDGWRLEMHSPLTVRANGACSDAAGILHTTRQLIDFRVAAPFCAVRRVAADGQ from the coding sequence GTGCGGGGCTATACCCTGCTGGAAATCCTCGTGGTGGTTGCCCTGCTCGCGCTGGCGACGTCGCTGGTGGCCCCGGCGGGCTACCGGATGATCACCAGCTGGCGCGAAGCCGGTGAGGTGGACGAGGTGCTGCAGTCCATCAGCGCGCTGCCGCTGCGCGCGCGCGCGGCCGGACGCGAACTTGTCCTGCCGGACCCTACGACCCAGGACCTGGCGATACCGGATGCGACGCACGTCGAGCTGCCCGACGGCTGGCGCCTCGAAATGCACTCACCACTGACGGTGCGCGCAAACGGTGCGTGTTCGGATGCCGCGGGCATCCTGCATACCACGCGCCAGCTCATCGATTTCCGTGTGGCAGCACCGTTCTGCGCGGTGCGCCGCGTTGCTGCGGACGGCCAGTGA
- the gspG gene encoding type II secretion system major pseudopilin GspG, which yields MRMRRHPSKPRLARGFTLLEMIVVLVIIGLIMGLVGPRLFSQADRAKVQTAETQVRMLRGALETMRLDIGRVPTQEEGLRLLTERPTDPAMAQRWQGPYLEDGVPQDPWGNAYQYSPRPSGHHSFTLYSFGADGQRGGEGHDADVGQLPDS from the coding sequence ATGCGTATGCGCCGCCATCCCTCCAAGCCCCGCCTGGCGCGCGGGTTCACCCTGCTCGAGATGATCGTGGTCCTCGTGATCATCGGCCTCATCATGGGCCTGGTCGGGCCGCGGCTCTTCAGCCAGGCGGACCGCGCCAAGGTGCAGACCGCGGAGACCCAGGTGCGGATGCTGCGCGGGGCTCTGGAAACGATGCGCCTGGACATCGGCCGGGTGCCGACGCAGGAGGAAGGCCTCCGGCTGCTGACGGAACGCCCGACAGACCCTGCGATGGCGCAGCGCTGGCAGGGTCCTTACCTGGAAGACGGCGTGCCGCAGGATCCATGGGGCAATGCGTACCAGTACTCGCCCAGGCCGTCCGGGCACCATTCCTTCACCCTGTACTCGTTCGGTGCCGACGGCCAGCGCGGTGGCGAGGGCCACGACGCCGATGTCGGTCAACTGCCGGATTCGTGA